The Bos indicus x Bos taurus breed Angus x Brahman F1 hybrid chromosome 13, Bos_hybrid_MaternalHap_v2.0, whole genome shotgun sequence genome includes a region encoding these proteins:
- the RPS21 gene encoding 40S ribosomal protein S21 — protein sequence MQNDAGEFVDLYVPRKCSASNRIIGAKDHASIQMNVAEVDKVTGRFNGQFKTYAICGAIRRMGESDDSILRLAKADGIVSKNF from the exons ATGCAGAACGACGCCGGTGAGTTCGTGGACCTGTATGTGCCGCGGAAATG CTCCGCCAGCAACCGTATCATCGGCGCCAAGGACCACGCGTCCATCCAGATGAACGTGGCCGAG gtTGACAAGGTGACGGGCAGGTTTAACGGCCAGTTTAAAACCTACGCTATCTGCGGGGCCATTCGCAGGATG GGCGAGTCAGATGACTCCATTCTCCGGCTGGCCAAGGCTGATGGCATCGTTTCAAA GAACTTCTGA